In Miscanthus floridulus cultivar M001 chromosome 5, ASM1932011v1, whole genome shotgun sequence, one genomic interval encodes:
- the LOC136450053 gene encoding uncharacterized protein At5g01610-like, producing MDQIMGKVGGYWFNQKANKELDDMNSVSSSIGDGAKWMVNKIKGKMQKPLPEFLKEYDLPIGLFPQDATNYELNEDTKFLTVYIASPCEVGYKDSSVLRFATNVSGYLEKGKMTHIEGLKTKILIWTKVTEVRTVATKVHFAAGMNKTRNRDAYDVVRDGVAVDKF from the exons ATGGATCAGATCATGGGGAAGGTGGGCGGCTACTGGTTCAACCAGAAGGCCAACAAGGAGCTCGACGACATGAAC TCAGTCTCTAGCAGCAttggagatggtgctaaatgGATGGTCAACAAAATCAAAG GGAAGATGCAGAAACCACTGCCTGAATTCCTCAAGGAGTATGACCTCCCAATAGGCCTGTTCCCCCAGGACGCGACCAACTACGAGTTGAACGAAGACACCAAGTTTCTAACGGTGTACATCGCGTCGCCATGCGAGGTGGGCTACAAGGACTCGTCGGTCCTGCGGTTCGCCACCAACGTGTCGGGTTACCTGGAGAAGGGAAAGATGACCCACATCGAGGGCCTCAAGACCAAGATCCTGATCTGGACCAAGGTGACGGAGGTCAGGACCGTGGCCACCAAGGTGCACTTTGCTGCCGGCATGAACAAGACCAGGAATCGGGACGCCTACGACGTTGTCAGGGATGGCGTCGCCGTAGACAAGTTCTAG